From one Psilocybe cubensis strain MGC-MH-2018 chromosome 13, whole genome shotgun sequence genomic stretch:
- a CDS encoding WD repeat-containing protein slp1 gives MNNPKTPSRHRSRSEAKTPLTPSILSGLNNISLAPSTTKRTTRPGAPTKSKSSTGPFDTTNPFIAPLPKSRPSSPVKRITSGGIPNSDSFQRQANGGVIRKGGVESRLDVVTRDYVPPPKPEVKRSKSTPAVNRAGADKRDRFITNREATDIAAVSATMEQMSLNPQNSSPGHTARLAAATGMPLNRRILGYHEQPPSASSSDTTLAQQREFAKPLYAQRPGAIATSTGAVSNKTRKIPTQPERVLDAPGMVDDFYLNLLSWSCQNAVAVALEASTYIWKADTGAVVQLGECSEGSYVSCVDFSGDGAFLGVGVGNGDVELWDVETGQKLRTMSGHQAQVAALSWSQHILSSGCGDGSIWHHDVRVPRHKVMELLGHTGEVCGLKWRSDGELLASGGNDNVVNIWDGRVGDVAEGARGSAKWTKRNHTAAVKAIAWCPWQPSLLASGGGTNDATINVWNSTTGARLHTLRTPSQITSIQWAPHKKEILTTHGYPTNSIMVHAYPSMERVAEIRDAHDSRVLFSCVGPAGDVVCTGAGDENLKFWRIWEIASETTKKKKTLGVGDELGGGRPNSTKEGILSIR, from the exons ATGAACAATCCAAAGACACCCTCACGACATCGCTCTCGTTCAGAGGCGAAGACGCCTTTGACGCCCTCTATTCTCTCTGGTCTTAACAATATCTCACTCGCACCTTCCACTACTAAACGTACCACCCGACCTGGTGCACCTACAAAGTCAAAATCCTCCACAGGTCCTTTTGATACAACGAATCCATTCATTGCGCCACTACCCAAATCGAGACCCTCTTCCCCAGTGAAGAGAATCACATCGGGTGGCATACCCAACTCGGATTCTTTCCAACGTCAGGCCAATGGAGGTGTCATTAGAAAGGGTGGCGTCGAGAGCCGGCTCGATGTAGTGACTAGGGATTATGTGCCACCACCAAAGCCTGAAGTAAAACGGTCAAAATCAACACCTGCCGTG AATCGCGCGGGAGCTGATAAGCGTGACCGCTTTATTACAAACCGCGAAGCAACCGACATTGCAGCTGTCTCTGCAACCATGGAGCAGATGAGCCTCAACCCCCAGAACAGCTCCCCAGGGCACACCGCCCGCCTGGCTGCTGCCACTGGCATGCCACTCAACCGTCGAATTTTGGGATACCACGAACAACCCCCATCCGCATCGTCTTCCGACACAACGCTTGCTCAACAAAGGGAGTTTGCTAAGCCACTCTATGCACAGCGTCCAGGTGCAATCGCGACGTCTACAGGTGCTGTTTCGAACAAGACGCGCAAGATACCCACACAACCTGAACGAGTGCTCGACGCGCCTGGAATGGTCGATGACTTCtacctcaaccttctcaGCTGGTCCTGCCAAAATGCAGTGGCGGTGGCTCTTGAGGCTTCTACTTACATTTGGAAGGCGGATACCGGAGCAGTCGTCCAGCTAGGAGAGTGTTCTGAGGGCTCCTACGTCTCCTGTGTCGATTTCTCGGGCGATGGTGCTTTCCTGGGTGTCGGTGTTGGGAATGGAGACGTTGAGTTGTGGGACGTGGAGACAGGTCAAAAGCTTCGTACGATGAGTGGGCACCAGGCACAAGTCGCGGCCCTTTCATGGAGTCAACACATTTTGAGCTCAGGGTGCGGAGATGGTAGCATCTGGCATCACGACGTGCGCGTACCGAGGCATAAAGTCATGGAACTCCTGGGCCATACCGGAGAGGTTTGTGGCCTCAAATGGCGATCGGACGGCGAACTTCTTGCTAGCGGTGGAAACGACAACGTTGTCAACATTTGGGACGGTAGAGTCGGTGACGTTGCTGAAGGTGCGCGAGGAAGTGCCAAATGGACGAAGAGGAACCATACTGCCGCCGTTAAG GCTATTGCATGGTGTCCATGGCAGCCTTCGCTGCTCGCCTCTGGAGGAGGCACCAACGACGCGACTATCAACGTCTGGAACAGCACCACCGGCGCCCGTCTGCACACTTTACGTACTCCGTCTCAGATCACCTCTATTCAATGGGCTCCTCACAAAAAGGAGATTCTCACCACTCACGGATATCCCACCAATTCAATCATGGTGCACGCATACCCTAGCATGGAACGCGTCGCCGAGATTCGCGATGCGCACGATTCCAGAGTTCTGTTCAGCTGCGTGGGTCCAGCCGGCGACGTCGTGTGCACCGGAGCTGGTGACGAAAACCTCAAGTTCTGGCGGATTTGGGAAATCGCGAGCGAGActacgaagaagaagaaaacttTGGGGGTTGGAGACGAGCTTGGCGGGGGTCGACCGAATTCGACCAAGGAGGGCATTTTGAGCATTCGCTAA